One window from the genome of Bacillus tianshenii encodes:
- a CDS encoding transposase, with amino-acid sequence METISLRLELMKPTEKKKTMYKKMTEINTFFANWLLDYEALKTATSKHFKLFSQQKFPAAIVNQTIREVKSKKKKQHAKLFRSFWCGFNNQNCRIEKEKGLYKVSFPTLEKRVGVPVIVQTYQKHWLDRLLSGEVKQGAAELYEKKGRWFLSVSISFEPQKPQVESLQARTMGVDAGLNYLAVASVGTKSMFFKGNQMAFMRRRFSSRRRALGKSKKLYAIKKSKGKESRWMKDVNHKLSRQVVNFALENGVHLIRMEDLTGIRHRAKSKKEAGRNLHSWTHYQLQQFIEYKAKMAGVEVQYVNPKDTSKRCKCGDVHKNNRHGRIFKCKKCGYESHADVNASINISKAISGLSKKKKKKTSET; translated from the coding sequence ATGGAAACCATTTCACTCAGGTTAGAATTGATGAAACCAACTGAAAAGAAGAAAACCATGTACAAAAAGATGACGGAGATCAATACGTTTTTTGCGAACTGGCTGTTGGATTATGAAGCCTTAAAAACTGCTACGTCAAAGCATTTCAAGTTGTTTTCCCAGCAAAAATTCCCTGCTGCAATTGTGAACCAAACCATCCGGGAGGTAAAGTCCAAGAAAAAGAAGCAACATGCAAAGCTGTTTCGGTCTTTTTGGTGTGGGTTTAATAATCAAAACTGCAGGATTGAAAAGGAAAAAGGCCTATATAAAGTCTCGTTCCCAACGCTTGAAAAACGTGTAGGCGTTCCTGTTATTGTGCAAACGTACCAGAAGCATTGGCTCGACCGGTTGTTAAGCGGTGAAGTGAAACAAGGAGCTGCGGAATTGTATGAGAAAAAAGGACGCTGGTTTCTTTCGGTTTCCATTTCCTTCGAACCTCAAAAACCCCAAGTAGAATCTCTTCAAGCTCGCACAATGGGTGTGGATGCCGGGTTGAACTATCTTGCCGTGGCTTCCGTTGGCACAAAGTCGATGTTCTTCAAAGGAAATCAAATGGCTTTTATGCGCAGGCGATTTTCATCCAGAAGACGCGCGTTAGGAAAAAGCAAGAAGCTGTACGCGATCAAAAAGTCAAAAGGAAAAGAATCGCGTTGGATGAAAGATGTAAACCACAAACTGAGCCGTCAGGTCGTGAATTTCGCATTAGAGAACGGTGTTCATCTGATTCGAATGGAGGATTTGACAGGCATTCGGCATCGAGCAAAATCAAAGAAAGAAGCAGGGAGAAATTTGCATTCTTGGACCCATTATCAACTTCAGCAGTTTATCGAATACAAAGCGAAAATGGCAGGGGTTGAGGTTCAATACGTGAACCCTAAAGACACATCGAAAAGGTGTAAATGTGGGGATGTCCATAAAAATAACCGTCATGGTCGTATCTTCAAGTGCAAAAAATGCGGCTATGAAAGTCATGCGGATGTTAATGCGAGTATAAATATTTCGAAAGCAATTAGCGGCTTATCGAAGAAAAAGAAGAAAAAAACATCTGAAACCTAG
- a CDS encoding glutamine ABC transporter substrate-binding protein, protein MRNKNFLLGLVLLFAVFLMAACGSTSSNEGAEAPAEENNEGQAEEQASEESSGDAYTVATDTSFVPFESLNTETGEMEGFDIDLIKALADEAGYEVDIQAMEFDGVIAGMQAARFDIGIAGITITEERAETIDFSDPYYDAGLMIAVQESNNEIKSEADLAGKRVATRAGTTSENYLKENHPDAEIVPFPGIVEAYMELISGRVDAVMYDMPNVKYYANTEAKGKLKTVGDLLQGEQYGIAFPKGSELVEPTNEAMKVLIENGTYDDIYEKWFGERPHGTEG, encoded by the coding sequence ATGAGAAACAAAAATTTTTTACTTGGACTAGTTCTTTTGTTTGCGGTCTTTTTGATGGCTGCATGTGGATCGACTAGTTCAAACGAAGGTGCAGAAGCGCCTGCTGAAGAAAATAATGAAGGACAAGCTGAAGAACAAGCATCAGAAGAAAGCAGTGGAGATGCATATACAGTTGCCACTGATACGAGCTTTGTACCATTTGAGTCGCTTAATACGGAAACTGGAGAAATGGAAGGTTTCGATATTGATTTAATTAAAGCACTTGCTGATGAAGCAGGGTATGAAGTAGATATTCAAGCAATGGAGTTTGATGGTGTTATTGCTGGGATGCAAGCAGCTCGCTTTGATATCGGTATTGCTGGGATCACAATCACAGAAGAGCGTGCGGAAACAATTGATTTCTCTGATCCATACTATGATGCAGGGTTGATGATTGCAGTACAAGAAAGTAACAACGAAATTAAATCAGAAGCTGACTTAGCTGGTAAGCGTGTTGCAACACGTGCTGGTACAACTTCTGAAAACTATTTGAAAGAAAATCATCCAGATGCTGAAATTGTTCCTTTCCCTGGAATTGTTGAAGCATACATGGAGTTAATCTCTGGACGTGTTGATGCAGTAATGTATGACATGCCGAACGTAAAGTACTATGCGAACACAGAAGCAAAAGGCAAACTTAAAACAGTTGGCGATCTATTACAAGGTGAACAATATGGAATCGCGTTCCCGAAAGGATCTGAGCTTGTAGAACCAACAAATGAAGCAATGAAAGTATTAATTGAAAATGGTACTTATGATGATATTTATGAAAAATGGTTCGGTGAGCGTCCTCACGGAACAGAAGGTTAA
- a CDS encoding amino acid ABC transporter permease: MEALLDSHYIKVLPFLWKGLGYTFFITIAGLLIGFVLGAITGIGRLSQSKFVYGLASVYVEVVRGTPLLAQILFIYFGLPGVMGITIDKVTASIIAIAINAGAYIAEIVRGAVYSIDKGQMEAGRSIGLTKSQTMRYIIWPQAFKRMIPPLGNQFVISLKDTSLFSVIAVGEMLFQARQYYNSNFSPFQALAMVCLMYLIITIPTALILRRVERRLDV, translated from the coding sequence ATGGAAGCATTGTTGGATTCGCACTATATAAAAGTACTGCCGTTTCTTTGGAAAGGGCTAGGTTATACATTCTTCATTACAATTGCCGGTTTGCTTATCGGATTTGTACTCGGTGCAATTACAGGTATTGGGCGTTTGTCGCAAAGTAAATTTGTATACGGATTAGCATCAGTCTATGTAGAAGTTGTCCGTGGTACGCCGTTACTTGCACAAATTCTCTTTATTTACTTCGGTTTACCTGGTGTTATGGGTATTACAATTGATAAAGTTACCGCATCGATTATTGCGATTGCAATTAATGCTGGTGCGTATATTGCAGAAATTGTCCGTGGCGCTGTTTACTCAATTGACAAAGGGCAAATGGAGGCAGGTCGCTCCATCGGGTTAACAAAATCACAAACGATGCGTTATATTATTTGGCCTCAGGCATTTAAGCGTATGATTCCTCCACTTGGAAACCAATTCGTAATTAGTCTGAAAGACACCTCTTTATTCTCTGTTATTGCTGTTGGAGAAATGCTTTTCCAAGCACGGCAATATTACAATTCGAACTTTTCACCTTTCCAAGCACTAGCTATGGTTTGTTTGATGTATTTGATTATTACAATACCGACAGCACTGATTCTTCGCAGGGTGGAAAGGAGACTTGATGTATAA
- a CDS encoding amino acid ABC transporter ATP-binding protein: MIKVNDLHKSFGDVKVLKGISTEIGESEVVCVIGPSGSGKSTFLRCLNMLEEITAGEVVINGESLTDPNVDINKLRAHVGMVFQHFNLFPHMTVLQNISLGPMKVLGKSKNEAEDKAMQLLKKVGLSDKAKVYPDSLSGGQKQRVAIARSLAMDPTVMLFDEPTSALDPELVGDVLEVMKDLAKEGMTMVVVTHEMGFAKEVGKRVLFMDEGIVMEDGPPEQIFDNPQNPRTQSFLSKVL; this comes from the coding sequence ATGATTAAGGTGAATGACTTACACAAATCTTTTGGAGATGTCAAAGTATTAAAAGGAATTTCGACTGAAATAGGTGAATCAGAGGTTGTCTGTGTAATCGGCCCTTCTGGTTCAGGTAAAAGTACATTCCTTCGTTGTTTGAATATGCTTGAAGAAATTACAGCTGGTGAAGTTGTTATTAATGGTGAATCACTTACTGATCCCAATGTAGATATTAATAAGCTTCGTGCCCATGTCGGCATGGTGTTCCAGCATTTTAACCTCTTTCCTCATATGACTGTTCTACAAAATATATCACTCGGTCCAATGAAAGTACTGGGTAAAAGTAAAAATGAAGCTGAGGATAAAGCGATGCAATTGCTTAAGAAGGTTGGACTAAGCGATAAAGCAAAGGTTTATCCAGATAGCCTTTCTGGGGGACAGAAGCAGCGTGTGGCAATTGCTCGCTCACTTGCAATGGACCCAACTGTTATGCTGTTTGATGAGCCGACATCTGCTTTGGATCCAGAGTTAGTCGGAGATGTACTTGAAGTAATGAAAGACCTCGCCAAAGAAGGGATGACGATGGTCGTTGTAACCCATGAAATGGGCTTTGCGAAGGAAGTAGGAAAGCGTGTTCTATTTATGGATGAAGGGATTGTGATGGAGGATGGACCTCCTGAGCAAATTTTCGACAACCCACAAAATCCACGTACGCAATCATTCTTAAGTAAAGTTTTATAA
- a CDS encoding low molecular weight protein-tyrosine-phosphatase, whose product MVRVLFVCLGNICRSPMAEAVFRHKVNEAGLGEKIEVDSAGTGDWHVGNPPHEGTQQILTKEKISFKGMTARQVQSLDFEDFDYIIAMDEQNIQDLHQIKRGNPTSFVDRLLSFVSNHEEEDVPDPYFTGNFEHVFQLVEEGCEQLLQFIREREQL is encoded by the coding sequence ATGGTTCGTGTTTTATTTGTTTGTTTAGGAAATATTTGTCGTTCGCCTATGGCTGAGGCTGTTTTTCGCCATAAAGTGAATGAAGCAGGGCTTGGGGAAAAGATTGAAGTTGATTCTGCAGGTACAGGCGATTGGCATGTTGGGAATCCACCGCATGAAGGGACACAGCAAATTCTCACAAAAGAGAAAATTAGCTTTAAAGGAATGACAGCAAGGCAAGTGCAGTCACTGGACTTTGAAGACTTTGATTATATAATCGCAATGGATGAGCAGAATATTCAAGATTTACATCAGATCAAAAGAGGCAATCCAACAAGCTTTGTTGATCGTTTACTTTCCTTCGTTTCTAATCATGAAGAGGAAGATGTCCCAGATCCATATTTTACAGGGAACTTTGAGCATGTCTTTCAGCTTGTAGAAGAAGGGTGCGAGCAATTGTTACAGTTCATTCGGGAACGAGAACAATTATAA
- a CDS encoding YihY/virulence factor BrkB family protein, which translates to MVQSRRLSPKTFMKELVYRFQHDEVAGLAAQLAYFFLLSLFPFLIFLVTLFGYLPLQAEDFLNVIRQYAPGETMELIESTLGNVLDDQRTGLLSFGIIATIWSASNGINAIMRAFNRAYDIDEERSFIITRMIAIVLTLAMIFVIIVSLLLPVFGKAIGLFVFSHFGLSTTFLTIWNALRFILSFVIMVVVFAALYYIAPSRKLSITEVWFGALFATIGWQLVSLGFSYYVDSFGNYSATYGSLGGIIVLMIWFYLSAIIIILGGEINAILRFLKTAN; encoded by the coding sequence ATGGTACAATCGCGCCGATTATCGCCAAAAACTTTTATGAAAGAATTGGTCTACCGCTTTCAACATGATGAAGTGGCAGGCTTGGCAGCACAATTGGCATATTTTTTTCTTCTTTCGTTATTTCCATTTCTCATTTTCTTAGTTACGCTCTTTGGTTATCTGCCTTTACAAGCCGAAGATTTTCTTAATGTGATAAGGCAGTATGCCCCGGGCGAAACGATGGAATTAATTGAGTCTACGCTTGGAAATGTATTAGATGATCAACGGACTGGGTTATTATCTTTCGGTATTATCGCAACGATTTGGTCTGCTTCTAATGGTATTAATGCGATTATGAGGGCCTTTAATCGTGCGTATGATATTGATGAAGAACGTTCATTCATTATTACTCGTATGATTGCCATTGTTTTAACCCTTGCGATGATCTTTGTCATTATTGTTTCGTTATTACTACCAGTTTTCGGGAAGGCAATTGGTTTATTTGTCTTTTCGCATTTCGGTTTATCAACGACTTTCCTGACGATATGGAATGCGTTGCGGTTTATTTTAAGTTTTGTGATTATGGTCGTTGTGTTTGCTGCTCTATACTATATTGCGCCAAGTCGTAAGCTCAGTATCACTGAAGTATGGTTTGGGGCACTGTTTGCCACGATCGGATGGCAGCTTGTTTCACTTGGTTTTTCTTATTATGTGGATAGCTTCGGTAATTACTCGGCGACATATGGAAGTCTCGGGGGTATCATCGTGTTAATGATCTGGTTCTACCTGTCAGCTATTATCATTATTCTTGGCGGTGAAATCAATGCTATCTTACGGTTTCTCAAAACTGCTAATTGA
- a CDS encoding heavy metal translocating P-type ATPase: MGAQSQALKERSQLSENETPPAAWEKLKEHGELIAAILSGILILTGWLLSKTDMQLLSAVIFVSSFIIGGFAKAKEGIEATIEERELNVEMLMIFAAIGSAIIGHWLEGAILIFIFSLSGALETYTMNKSQREISSLMEMQPEEAVRIRNGQEEVVHVSQLAVHDQILIKPGELVPADGKIVSGTSTINEAAITGESIPVTKERDAEVFAGTVNINGAITVEVTKPSNETLFQKIITLVQSAQSEKSPSQQFIERFEGRYVKIVLIVVGLMLFLPHFLFGWSWNETFYRAMILLVVASPCALVASIMPATLSAISNGARHGILFKGGVHLERLAHLQAIAFDKTGTLTRGKPEVTDIHFRKDLERQSFLRAVASIESHSNHPLAQSIVNYAKSEQVNITKPENVEDVSGWGIKGTFEQKDWKIGKRDFVGTQAAGAFQEGISLQLAAQGKTVVYAKDEHGIAGIIALKDTVRQETKEALAQLNALGVETIMLTGDNEKTAHAIAEETGVVRYVAECLPEEKVHHLKQIQIAYDNVGMVGDGINDAPALATATVGIAMGEGTDVALETADIILMKNDLSKIAETIRLSRKMNRIVKQNIVFSITVIMLLIASNFLQLIDLPYGVIGHEGSTILVILNGLRLLR, from the coding sequence ATGGGTGCACAAAGTCAAGCATTAAAGGAACGTTCTCAACTGTCTGAGAATGAAACCCCACCTGCAGCTTGGGAAAAATTAAAAGAACATGGGGAACTTATCGCAGCAATTCTTAGTGGAATCTTAATCTTAACAGGTTGGCTCTTATCGAAAACAGATATGCAGTTGTTATCAGCGGTCATTTTCGTCTCGTCCTTTATAATTGGCGGCTTTGCCAAAGCAAAAGAAGGAATAGAAGCAACAATTGAAGAGCGAGAATTGAATGTAGAGATGCTAATGATTTTTGCCGCAATTGGTTCTGCAATCATTGGCCACTGGCTTGAAGGGGCGATATTGATTTTTATCTTCTCTTTAAGCGGCGCGTTAGAAACGTATACAATGAACAAAAGTCAACGTGAAATCTCTTCTCTAATGGAGATGCAACCAGAAGAAGCTGTACGAATTCGAAATGGTCAAGAAGAAGTTGTTCATGTCTCACAGTTAGCAGTTCATGACCAAATTTTAATTAAGCCAGGAGAACTTGTTCCAGCAGACGGCAAAATTGTCAGCGGTACAAGTACAATTAATGAAGCAGCCATCACAGGTGAGTCAATCCCTGTGACGAAAGAGAGAGATGCTGAAGTATTCGCCGGAACTGTCAATATTAACGGTGCAATTACAGTAGAAGTGACAAAACCATCAAACGAAACACTGTTCCAGAAAATTATTACGCTCGTGCAATCTGCACAGAGTGAGAAGTCACCTTCACAGCAGTTCATCGAACGTTTTGAAGGGCGCTATGTCAAAATCGTTCTTATCGTTGTTGGCCTTATGCTGTTTCTTCCACACTTCTTGTTTGGATGGAGCTGGAATGAAACATTTTATCGGGCAATGATTTTACTTGTAGTTGCTTCTCCTTGTGCTCTCGTCGCATCGATTATGCCTGCGACATTATCAGCTATTTCAAATGGTGCCCGTCACGGGATTCTTTTTAAAGGCGGTGTTCACTTAGAGCGTTTGGCCCACCTTCAAGCCATCGCATTTGATAAAACAGGTACGCTTACTCGCGGAAAACCAGAAGTAACAGATATTCATTTTCGAAAAGACTTAGAACGGCAGTCCTTCCTACGTGCTGTCGCTTCCATTGAAAGTCACTCGAATCATCCGCTTGCTCAGTCAATTGTCAACTATGCAAAAAGTGAGCAAGTTAACATTACGAAGCCAGAAAATGTAGAAGACGTCTCAGGCTGGGGAATCAAAGGAACATTCGAGCAAAAGGATTGGAAGATTGGAAAACGAGATTTCGTCGGAACCCAAGCTGCTGGTGCATTCCAAGAAGGCATCAGTCTTCAGCTAGCTGCTCAAGGGAAAACAGTAGTCTATGCAAAAGATGAGCACGGCATTGCCGGCATTATCGCTTTAAAAGATACAGTACGCCAAGAAACAAAGGAAGCTCTTGCTCAACTAAATGCACTTGGTGTGGAAACCATTATGCTGACAGGCGACAACGAAAAAACCGCTCATGCTATTGCAGAAGAAACAGGTGTCGTACGCTATGTTGCAGAATGTTTGCCAGAAGAAAAAGTTCATCATTTGAAACAAATCCAGATTGCCTATGACAACGTTGGAATGGTTGGAGATGGTATAAATGATGCCCCTGCTCTCGCCACAGCCACTGTTGGAATCGCAATGGGTGAAGGCACAGACGTCGCCCTGGAAACAGCAGATATCATTCTAATGAAAAATGATTTATCCAAAATTGCAGAAACAATTCGACTTTCTAGAAAAATGAATCGCATTGTAAAACAAAATATTGTATTTTCAATCACGGTGATTATGCTGTTAATTGCCTCAAACTTCTTACAATTAATTGACTTACCTTATGGTGTGATTGGCCATGAAGGAAGTACAATCTTAGTCATCTTAAATGGTTTACGCTTGTTACGCTGA
- a CDS encoding DMT family transporter, whose product MDAKRFFTHPLGIIVAAGGATFLWGSAFPFVKLSYQMLTIESAETGEQILFAGYRFFLASLLMLLFLLLSKRKVALERDTIAPLLKIGLFQTFFQYIFFYIGLSFSTGIQGSIIAGTTSFFQILFAHFMYQDDAINRRKVIGLMIGFTGVVLVNLTRGSLELQFGIGEMLLMCAMIVAAFGNILARNASMNMNVVYMTAFQMLFGSLGLLAAGMTAVGPLPFQFDFVSSLTLIYLAVLSAGGFLLWNNVMKYNQVGKVSMYLFLIPVFGVFLSAVLLKETLHIFVLLGLVCVATGIVIVNRK is encoded by the coding sequence TTGGACGCGAAGCGGTTTTTCACACATCCATTGGGCATAATTGTTGCAGCAGGCGGTGCGACATTTTTATGGGGAAGCGCATTTCCGTTTGTCAAACTTAGCTATCAAATGTTAACGATTGAATCAGCTGAGACTGGAGAACAAATCTTGTTTGCTGGTTATCGGTTCTTTCTTGCTTCATTACTTATGCTCTTATTCTTATTACTTTCAAAGCGAAAAGTTGCTTTAGAACGTGACACAATTGCGCCTTTACTTAAAATCGGTTTGTTTCAAACGTTCTTTCAATACATATTCTTTTATATTGGTTTAAGTTTTAGTACAGGTATTCAAGGCTCCATTATTGCAGGGACGACTTCTTTCTTTCAAATTCTATTTGCCCATTTCATGTATCAAGATGATGCAATAAATCGACGGAAAGTCATTGGGTTAATGATCGGGTTTACAGGAGTGGTACTTGTAAACTTAACTCGTGGTTCGTTGGAGCTTCAATTTGGAATCGGTGAAATGTTATTAATGTGTGCAATGATTGTGGCGGCCTTTGGGAACATTCTCGCGCGAAATGCTTCGATGAACATGAATGTTGTCTATATGACAGCATTTCAGATGTTGTTTGGTTCGCTCGGCTTGCTGGCTGCCGGAATGACAGCAGTCGGCCCATTGCCATTTCAATTTGATTTTGTGAGTAGCTTGACGTTAATTTATCTTGCCGTTCTTTCTGCTGGCGGCTTCTTGTTGTGGAACAACGTAATGAAATATAACCAAGTTGGAAAGGTATCCATGTACTTATTCTTAATACCTGTATTTGGTGTGTTTCTTTCAGCTGTCCTATTAAAGGAAACGTTGCACATCTTCGTCTTACTTGGGTTAGTGTGTGTTGCAACAGGTATTGTAATTGTTAATCGAAAATAA
- a CDS encoding BH0509 family protein, producing the protein MSRQERRNMIDFINKMREMEHDNLIYMTDDEIEHIYNQTYFHCEEIAE; encoded by the coding sequence ATGAGCCGTCAAGAACGCCGAAACATGATTGATTTTATTAACAAAATGAGAGAAATGGAACACGACAACCTAATTTATATGACTGATGATGAAATTGAACACATTTACAACCAGACATACTTCCATTGTGAAGAAATCGCTGAATAG
- a CDS encoding MFS transporter, which translates to MQKTFNLRFWFLVCTVALSGFSQGMLLPLIAVIFEQNGISSSVNGLHATSLYIGVLIASPFMEKPLRRFGFKPMILSGGMLVIASLFLFPLWDAIWFWFVLRLIIGIGDHMLHFGTQTWITAFSPIHKRGRNIAVYGLFFSLGFAVGPLMTNLVTINEALPFILSGGMSLIVWFSLWSLRNEFPEQDDEHTSFFGSFKRFFEAWKIAWVAFLLPFGYGFLEATLHGNFPVYALRIGIQVEHLSLLLPAFAAGSLILQIPLGTLSDQYGRQKVVNVILFGGMLTFGLASFLESSIVGLFICFITAGMLVGSIFSLGVSYMTDLLPNNLLPAGNILCGIFFSLGSIIGPFIGGLAIEWFEGVSFFYIIAVMLLGLWLTTVFSKSSKSEMNIQSNFS; encoded by the coding sequence ATGCAAAAAACATTTAACCTACGCTTTTGGTTCTTAGTATGCACAGTTGCTTTATCCGGCTTCTCACAAGGAATGCTCCTTCCGCTCATTGCGGTCATCTTTGAGCAGAATGGCATTTCTTCTTCTGTAAACGGCTTGCACGCTACAAGCTTATATATCGGCGTATTAATCGCATCACCATTCATGGAAAAACCATTACGACGCTTTGGCTTTAAACCAATGATCCTTAGTGGAGGCATGCTTGTCATTGCTTCATTATTTCTCTTCCCGCTTTGGGACGCGATATGGTTTTGGTTTGTCTTAAGATTAATAATTGGAATTGGCGACCATATGCTTCATTTTGGTACCCAAACATGGATTACAGCCTTCTCTCCCATTCATAAACGTGGCAGAAACATCGCAGTTTATGGATTGTTCTTTAGTCTCGGATTTGCCGTTGGTCCTTTGATGACTAACCTTGTAACAATTAACGAAGCTTTGCCGTTCATCTTATCTGGCGGAATGAGCTTAATCGTTTGGTTTTCGCTTTGGAGCTTACGCAATGAATTTCCTGAACAAGATGACGAACACACGTCGTTCTTCGGATCGTTTAAACGTTTTTTCGAAGCATGGAAGATTGCTTGGGTCGCTTTTCTCCTGCCATTTGGCTACGGATTCCTTGAAGCAACACTACATGGAAACTTCCCTGTCTATGCCCTTCGAATTGGCATTCAAGTCGAACACTTGTCACTGTTGCTCCCTGCTTTTGCAGCTGGAAGTCTTATTTTGCAAATACCACTTGGCACACTAAGTGATCAATACGGACGACAGAAAGTAGTAAATGTAATTTTATTTGGCGGCATGCTGACTTTTGGCTTAGCGAGCTTCTTAGAAAGTTCAATTGTAGGCTTATTCATCTGTTTTATAACAGCAGGTATGCTTGTCGGTTCAATCTTTTCACTTGGGGTTAGCTATATGACAGACCTATTGCCAAACAACCTTCTTCCTGCAGGTAATATTCTATGCGGCATCTTCTTTAGTCTCGGAAGTATTATAGGTCCATTCATTGGAGGGCTTGCTATTGAATGGTTTGAAGGGGTAAGCTTCTTTTATATTATTGCTGTAATGCTTCTTGGGCTCTGGCTTACGACTGTCTTTTCGAAAAGCTCAAAATCAGAAATGAATATACAATCAAACTTCTCTTAG
- a CDS encoding OsmC family protein — protein MELDFHLKGEGFRGELSYGEIDISGQDEHGFRPGQLMVSSIAVCSASVLNKVLQKKRLDVQGLNVNAKVERNPAEANRIEKIHLHYVLKGTDLVEDTVQKGVDLARKNCPMVQSVKGSIDITESFEIIHLSM, from the coding sequence GTGGAACTAGATTTTCATTTAAAAGGTGAAGGGTTTCGCGGTGAATTATCGTATGGTGAAATTGATATTTCAGGACAAGATGAGCATGGATTCCGCCCAGGACAGTTAATGGTATCGTCGATTGCGGTATGTTCTGCAAGTGTACTGAATAAAGTGCTGCAGAAGAAGCGTCTTGATGTGCAGGGCTTGAACGTAAATGCAAAGGTTGAACGTAATCCAGCTGAAGCGAACCGCATTGAAAAGATTCATCTTCATTACGTGCTAAAAGGAACAGATTTAGTAGAAGACACCGTACAAAAGGGTGTTGACCTTGCAAGAAAAAATTGCCCAATGGTTCAATCTGTTAAAGGAAGCATCGACATCACTGAATCGTTTGAAATCATTCATCTAAGCATGTAA
- a CDS encoding MATE family efflux transporter, translated as MRSNTRFDFTEGSILSKMLLFSGPIFMTNILQTSYQFIDSIWVGNLIGSNALGAISVSATVIFTILSFIIGINSASLTILSQQQGRNDEQGLKESLNAFIVVLTLLSMTAGVVGIILSGPILKLLGTPTDIYPLARSYLQINFLGIVFLFGYNFIGTVLRGIGDSKTPIRFVFIAVVLNTVLDPIFISLFDLGIVGAALATIVSQGAAFLYGVIYSLKTDKIPFTKPHIPAKKYVKAIFKLGIPSGFQMMAISGGMMAIMSVVTRFGEDAVAGFGAAQRIDSLIVLPAMTLGSAVNSIAGQNIGANHWNRVQETARVGIKFILLVMFSVSTFVFFAGEYLIKLFTTDKETIEFGTMYMRTIAYFYPFLGINFVLNGVVRASGAMVQILVLNIISFWVLRFPLASIVSSWMGEKGIAVGMGLSLVVSSFISYLYYRYGKWSDIKIFENE; from the coding sequence GTGAGAAGCAACACTCGTTTTGATTTTACTGAAGGAAGTATTTTAAGCAAAATGCTTCTATTTTCAGGACCGATTTTTATGACGAATATTTTGCAAACATCCTATCAATTTATTGATAGCATTTGGGTTGGTAATTTGATCGGTTCTAATGCATTAGGAGCAATCTCTGTTTCTGCCACAGTTATCTTTACAATTTTATCTTTTATTATTGGGATAAATAGTGCATCATTGACGATTTTATCACAGCAGCAAGGGCGTAATGATGAACAGGGGCTTAAGGAATCACTTAATGCATTTATTGTTGTGTTAACGCTCTTGTCCATGACAGCAGGTGTAGTAGGTATCATTTTAAGTGGTCCTATATTGAAATTACTCGGCACACCTACAGACATCTATCCGCTTGCTCGTTCTTATTTGCAAATCAATTTTTTAGGGATCGTGTTTTTGTTTGGTTATAATTTTATCGGCACGGTGCTAAGAGGGATTGGCGATAGTAAAACACCGATACGCTTTGTCTTTATTGCAGTGGTGTTGAACACAGTGCTTGATCCGATCTTTATTTCATTATTTGATTTAGGAATTGTCGGAGCGGCACTTGCGACAATTGTTTCCCAAGGAGCTGCTTTCTTGTATGGAGTAATTTATTCGCTTAAAACAGATAAGATTCCATTTACGAAGCCACATATTCCAGCGAAAAAATACGTAAAAGCAATCTTTAAGCTCGGTATTCCATCAGGCTTTCAAATGATGGCCATTTCAGGCGGAATGATGGCGATTATGAGTGTGGTTACCCGCTTTGGGGAAGACGCTGTAGCTGGGTTTGGTGCGGCACAGCGGATTGACAGCTTGATTGTCTTACCTGCGATGACGCTTGGTTCTGCTGTCAATAGTATAGCAGGACAGAATATCGGAGCTAACCATTGGAACAGGGTGCAAGAGACAGCGCGGGTTGGTATTAAGTTCATTCTGCTTGTTATGTTTTCTGTTAGTACATTTGTGTTCTTTGCAGGTGAGTACTTAATTAAACTATTCACTACAGATAAAGAAACAATTGAGTTTGGCACGATGTATATGCGTACAATTGCTTATTTCTATCCGTTTCTCGGTATTAATTTCGTTTTAAATGGTGTAGTAAGAGCGTCAGGCGCAATGGTTCAAATCCTCGTTTTGAATATCATTTCATTTTGGGTGCTTCGTTTCCCATTGGCAAGCATTGTATCATCGTGGATGGGAGAAAAAGGTATCGCAGTTGGCATGGGGTTAAGCTTAGTCGTCAGCAGTTTCATTTCCTATTTGTATTACAGATATGGCAAATGGAGCGATATTAAAATTTTTGAAAATGAATAG